Proteins encoded within one genomic window of Methanolacinia paynteri:
- a CDS encoding epoxyqueuosine reductase, with amino-acid sequence MNTDIIREKIMDADANLGADLCGIAPVERFRDAPKGFHPRDIFSRTKSVLVYAKRIPKTILEAESCIPYTTVNNTLTQETDRLGLNLSLALEDMGIDNVMIPSDDPFDSWDEGRCHGMGVLSLRHAGYLAGLGRIGKNNLLINDRFGNMIYTGALLLAEEVTPDPVATYDACPEKCNLCLRSCPLSALDGKTVDQKTCRPFSNSKTEKGFVLQKCWTCRKVCPNATGIRRKSGRDERNACD; translated from the coding sequence ATGAATACAGATATAATCAGGGAAAAGATCATGGATGCAGACGCAAATCTCGGAGCCGACCTCTGCGGGATAGCCCCGGTCGAAAGGTTCCGCGACGCACCGAAAGGCTTCCATCCCCGCGATATTTTCAGCAGGACAAAATCGGTCCTCGTCTATGCAAAGAGAATCCCGAAGACCATTCTCGAAGCGGAGAGCTGCATACCTTATACTACCGTAAACAACACCCTGACGCAGGAGACCGACAGGCTCGGGCTGAACCTCTCGCTCGCACTGGAGGATATGGGCATCGACAACGTCATGATCCCTTCCGACGACCCGTTCGACTCATGGGACGAGGGAAGATGCCACGGGATGGGTGTTCTTTCGCTCCGCCATGCCGGATATCTCGCAGGACTCGGGCGGATCGGGAAGAACAACCTGCTCATAAACGACAGATTCGGGAACATGATATACACCGGGGCCCTCCTGCTCGCAGAGGAGGTGACTCCCGATCCCGTCGCAACATACGATGCCTGCCCGGAAAAATGCAACCTCTGCCTGAGAAGCTGCCCGCTCTCGGCACTCGACGGAAAGACGGTGGATCAAAAGACATGCAGGCCGTTTTCGAACTCCAAAACCGAAAAGGGTTTTGTCCTCCAGAAGTGCTGGACCTGCAGGAAGGTCTGCCCGAATGCAACAGGGATCAGGAGAAAGAGCGGGAGGGACGAAAGGAATGCCTGTGACTAA
- a CDS encoding TetR/AcrR family transcriptional regulator, producing the protein MPVTKKSPAGKTGRPPKVPGEKPTRDKIFDAAVDLFSEKGYDRTTVRDIARAAGITESAVYRHYTGKESILDAIFEYMEARVYSPLPPLPDSGNAESSIFRDLLEGLPRYIISEPVLVKIIRILFMEMPHNGNIRDYMKREYVERADDYTEALFQKQIDDNKIRSCDPRVLAEVFNSFRFTWLFRNFIIDYGKTPDVRAMEEELWPHIEFFEKLFVP; encoded by the coding sequence ATGCCTGTGACTAAAAAATCCCCTGCAGGAAAGACGGGAAGGCCGCCCAAAGTGCCGGGGGAAAAACCCACCCGCGATAAGATATTCGATGCCGCAGTCGATCTTTTTTCTGAAAAGGGTTACGACAGGACCACTGTAAGGGATATCGCAAGGGCGGCAGGAATTACCGAGAGTGCGGTCTACCGGCACTATACCGGCAAGGAATCCATCCTCGATGCAATCTTCGAGTACATGGAAGCCAGGGTCTACTCCCCCCTGCCGCCTCTCCCGGATTCAGGAAATGCAGAAAGCTCGATATTCCGCGATCTGCTCGAAGGCCTGCCCCGGTATATTATATCCGAACCCGTTCTTGTTAAGATCATACGAATCCTGTTCATGGAGATGCCCCACAACGGGAATATTCGCGATTATATGAAGAGAGAATATGTAGAAAGAGCCGACGACTACACGGAGGCACTTTTCCAAAAACAGATCGACGACAACAAAATCCGGTCCTGCGACCCGCGTGTGCTGGCAGAGGTATTCAACTCGTTCCGGTTCACATGGCTCTTCCGGAATTTTATTATCGATTACGGGAAGACCCCGGATGTCCGGGCGATGGAAGAGGAGCTCTGGCCGCATATCGAATTCTTCGAGAAACTTTTTGTTCCGTGA
- a CDS encoding flavodoxin family protein yields GVIFATPVYSVNVTGRMKTFIDRISYNGHRPQFSGKKAFFLVTTGILGAGEVLGYLEKLAHAWGFEPAGKAGLITPNGPVPRDRAEKNTRLLEKAAAKYSASLLGKKQKRPGLRDVIYFYCLKGTFSGLEKISPADYRFWKNRGWLSPGTHYFTDVPVNPLYRAAGKFFEIYSKRSSDKYNNR; encoded by the coding sequence GGAGTTATCTTCGCCACGCCGGTCTACAGCGTGAACGTGACCGGCCGGATGAAGACCTTCATCGACAGGATAAGCTACAACGGCCACAGGCCACAGTTCTCCGGGAAGAAGGCTTTCTTCCTTGTGACGACCGGCATACTGGGCGCCGGCGAAGTCCTCGGTTACCTGGAAAAACTGGCGCATGCATGGGGGTTCGAACCGGCGGGAAAGGCCGGGCTCATCACCCCGAACGGTCCCGTGCCGCGTGATCGGGCAGAGAAGAATACCCGGCTGCTCGAAAAAGCCGCCGCCAAATACTCCGCCTCCCTGCTCGGGAAAAAACAAAAACGTCCCGGCCTTAGGGATGTGATCTATTTCTACTGCCTGAAGGGGACTTTTTCGGGACTGGAAAAGATATCGCCCGCCGACTACCGGTTCTGGAAGAACAGGGGCTGGCTCTCGCCCGGCACTCACTACTTCACGGATGTCCCGGTCAATCCGTTATACAGGGCCGCAGGGAAGTTCTTTGAGATATACAGCAAACGATCCAGTGATAAATACAATAACCGGTGA
- a CDS encoding radical SAM protein yields the protein MNTIENNPPAEHEYREFFDGVIETTLKSALKIAASDPKLAVAGAKILYHQKKAAKTRRGYEKEGITVPAVMMTALTSGCNLSCRGCYMRTLRREPAPDMTKEQLSGLIAQAKDLGVSVVVFAGGEPLMRLPEISGYARKYPEILFPVFTNGLLIDENIADEIAACKNIVPMMSFEGPEEDTDRRRGPGTYEKLEAACTRLSERKVFFGCSVMVTSGNIGTVTGDSFITGMIEKDIRTFVFVEYVPIEEGTEDLVLTEDQRSELREKIRVFCDRYPALFIGFPGEEDAYGGCLAAGRGFVHVSPSGKLEPCPAAPFSDADLTKIPLKEALGSELLEKIRREHNLLVETNGGCALWANREWVEGLTEKGGPD from the coding sequence ATGAATACAATTGAAAATAATCCCCCGGCAGAACACGAGTACAGGGAATTCTTCGACGGCGTAATAGAGACTACACTGAAGAGTGCGCTGAAGATCGCCGCGTCAGACCCGAAGCTCGCAGTCGCCGGGGCGAAGATCCTCTACCACCAGAAGAAGGCCGCAAAGACCAGGCGGGGATACGAAAAAGAAGGAATAACGGTCCCCGCCGTCATGATGACCGCCCTTACATCGGGATGCAATCTCTCGTGCAGGGGGTGCTATATGCGTACACTCAGACGTGAGCCTGCGCCCGACATGACGAAAGAGCAGCTCTCGGGCCTTATCGCACAGGCGAAAGACCTGGGGGTCTCGGTCGTCGTTTTCGCAGGTGGAGAGCCCCTGATGAGACTTCCGGAGATCTCCGGTTATGCAAGAAAGTATCCTGAAATTCTCTTTCCCGTTTTCACGAACGGACTTCTGATCGATGAAAATATCGCAGACGAGATCGCAGCATGCAAAAACATCGTCCCGATGATGAGCTTTGAAGGCCCGGAGGAAGATACAGATCGCAGGCGGGGGCCGGGCACTTACGAAAAACTTGAGGCTGCATGCACAAGGCTCTCGGAAAGAAAGGTATTCTTCGGGTGCTCGGTCATGGTTACGAGCGGAAACATCGGGACGGTCACCGGCGATTCCTTCATCACCGGTATGATCGAAAAAGACATCCGGACCTTCGTGTTCGTCGAGTATGTCCCAATCGAAGAGGGGACTGAGGATCTCGTGCTGACCGAAGACCAAAGGTCGGAACTCCGGGAAAAGATCAGGGTCTTCTGCGACAGATACCCGGCACTCTTCATCGGGTTCCCCGGCGAGGAGGACGCATATGGTGGATGCCTTGCGGCAGGAAGAGGATTCGTCCACGTGAGCCCATCCGGAAAACTCGAACCCTGCCCCGCCGCCCCTTTCTCGGACGCGGACCTGACGAAGATTCCGTTAAAGGAGGCCCTCGGATCGGAGCTGCTCGAAAAGATCAGGCGGGAGCACAACCTGCTTGTCGAGACGAACGGGGGATGTGCACTCTGGGCGAACCGCGAATGGGTCGAGGGCCTGACGGAAAAAGGGGGACCTGACTAA
- a CDS encoding GrpB family protein, translated as MITDEDEIKRLGRLYPVILSEYDPGWPEIYAAEKKHIEDALGAENIARMSHIGSTSITGMTAKPTIDILLEVRDELEDDRIIAALTGLGYGYDPQPQNPPPHMMFMKGYGREGFEGQAYHVHVRYEGDWDELYFREYLSMHPGAAEEYADLKCRLKESYEFNREAYTKGKTEFIRITMKKAREEIKEIP; from the coding sequence ATGATAACGGATGAAGATGAGATAAAAAGACTCGGGAGGCTCTACCCGGTAATACTCTCGGAATACGACCCAGGATGGCCGGAGATCTACGCCGCGGAAAAAAAGCACATCGAAGATGCCCTCGGTGCCGAAAATATCGCGAGGATGTCGCACATAGGCAGCACTTCTATTACGGGCATGACAGCAAAGCCGACGATCGACATCCTGCTCGAAGTCCGGGACGAACTTGAAGACGACCGTATAATCGCCGCCCTGACAGGTCTCGGATACGGCTACGACCCGCAGCCGCAGAATCCCCCGCCCCATATGATGTTCATGAAGGGCTACGGGAGGGAAGGCTTCGAAGGGCAGGCATACCATGTCCACGTCAGGTACGAAGGCGACTGGGACGAACTGTATTTCAGGGAATACCTCTCCATGCACCCCGGAGCGGCGGAAGAGTACGCGGATTTGAAGTGCCGGCTCAAAGAGAGCTATGAATTCAACAGAGAGGCCTATACAAAAGGCAAGACCGAATTTATCAGGATTACAATGAAAAAGGCACGGGAAGAGATAAAAGAAATTCCGTGA
- a CDS encoding pyridoxamine 5'-phosphate oxidase family protein, producing MDIDTCIKFATENPIAWVATDDEGQPRVRPLGMWFADKTGFYFQTWTIKDIYKQIVKNPKIELGFIGEENGRVLRVAGRAEWIEDIELKKKSLEDRPFLADMGLTPESPELVLFRIAKGEAYFWTMETNLDPKKKIFF from the coding sequence ATGGATATCGATACGTGCATTAAATTCGCAACCGAAAACCCGATCGCCTGGGTCGCGACCGACGACGAAGGCCAGCCCCGTGTAAGGCCGCTTGGGATGTGGTTCGCGGACAAGACCGGGTTCTACTTCCAGACGTGGACGATTAAGGACATCTACAAACAGATTGTAAAGAACCCGAAGATCGAGCTAGGGTTCATAGGCGAAGAGAACGGGAGAGTTCTCCGCGTTGCAGGCCGGGCCGAATGGATCGAGGATATCGAGCTCAAGAAGAAGTCGCTCGAAGACCGCCCGTTCCTCGCCGACATGGGCCTCACACCCGAGAGCCCCGAACTCGTCCTTTTCAGGATCGCAAAAGGTGAGGCGTACTTCTGGACGATGGAGACGAATCTCGACCCGAAGAAGAAGATATTCTTCTGA
- a CDS encoding APC family permease: MSIMSGERKDIGLPEAVSIGIGGMVGGGIFAVLGLAVQLAGGGTPVAFLIAGLVAIVTSYSYARLSVTYPSAGGTVKFILRGYGNGLFSGTMNLLIWISYIIMLSLYAYAFGSYGSTFFSADLQPLMKHVLITVVVLVLMLLNIMKANVVGKAEDLIVAIKLAILVLFIAVGLLSVDAASLSPSTWSPALALVSGGFIIFVAYEGFELIANTAQDVREPERTLPKAFYISVGFVAVLYTLIAIVAIGNLPVDQIVSASDYALAEAATPFLGQFGFVLIAIAALLSTASAINATFYGTARLSYIIAKQGELPRFLEKEIWNRHLEGLFLTAGITLVIANTLDLRDISTMGSAGFLLIFAAVNYANVKLWKETKSNRLIPAVGTVLCLAAVGFLVYDTILTAPLNLLVLAAMLGIALGIELLYCRIRGREIRIEDREEEPRVMYRTEKNEN, translated from the coding sequence ATGAGCATAATGTCCGGCGAGAGAAAGGATATCGGTCTCCCCGAGGCGGTATCTATCGGTATCGGAGGGATGGTCGGCGGTGGAATCTTCGCCGTCCTGGGGCTCGCCGTCCAGCTTGCAGGCGGCGGGACACCGGTCGCATTCCTGATCGCGGGACTGGTTGCAATCGTTACCTCGTACTCCTATGCCCGGCTTTCGGTCACCTATCCGAGTGCGGGGGGGACGGTAAAGTTCATCCTCCGTGGATACGGCAACGGCCTCTTCTCGGGCACGATGAATCTTCTTATCTGGATCAGCTATATCATAATGCTCTCGCTCTACGCGTATGCGTTCGGGAGTTACGGGTCGACTTTTTTTTCCGCCGATCTCCAGCCGCTGATGAAGCATGTCCTGATCACCGTGGTGGTACTGGTCCTGATGCTGCTTAACATAATGAAGGCGAATGTAGTCGGGAAGGCCGAGGACCTGATCGTGGCGATTAAACTCGCGATCCTCGTTCTCTTCATCGCAGTCGGCCTCCTTTCGGTCGATGCGGCGTCGCTCTCTCCTTCGACATGGTCCCCGGCACTCGCCCTCGTATCCGGCGGGTTCATCATCTTCGTCGCCTACGAGGGATTCGAGCTGATCGCGAACACCGCCCAGGATGTCCGCGAGCCCGAACGAACGCTCCCGAAGGCATTTTACATCTCGGTCGGGTTCGTTGCAGTCCTCTATACCCTGATTGCGATAGTGGCAATAGGAAATCTCCCCGTCGACCAGATAGTTTCCGCGAGCGATTATGCCCTTGCGGAGGCGGCCACTCCTTTCCTCGGGCAGTTTGGCTTCGTCCTGATCGCTATAGCGGCTCTTCTCTCCACTGCATCGGCCATAAACGCGACATTCTACGGGACCGCCCGGCTGAGCTATATCATCGCGAAGCAGGGCGAGCTTCCCCGGTTTCTTGAAAAGGAGATCTGGAACCGCCATCTCGAAGGGCTTTTCCTGACTGCCGGAATAACGCTCGTAATCGCGAACACCCTCGACCTCCGGGACATCTCGACGATGGGCTCGGCCGGATTTCTGCTAATCTTTGCGGCCGTGAATTACGCGAACGTGAAGTTGTGGAAGGAGACGAAATCTAACCGTTTAATCCCGGCTGTCGGAACGGTTTTGTGCCTTGCGGCGGTCGGGTTCCTGGTCTATGATACGATCCTTACCGCACCGCTGAACCTTCTGGTTCTGGCAGCCATGCTCGGCATCGCTCTTGGTATCGAGCTGTTGTACTGCCGCATCAGGGGCAGGGAGATCCGTATCGAGGACCGGGAGGAGGAGCCACGGGTGATGTACAGAACGGAAAAAAATGAAAATTAA
- a CDS encoding winged helix-turn-helix transcriptional regulator, which produces MYRKNGKTYHCSVEASLDVIGGKWKPLILWKLGDGVMRFSELQRTLPGVNAKMLTKQLRELEEDGIVLRTVYPEVPPRVEYSITEFGMTLIPVLQALCKWGTIYLGNGNGCDDTEGGTNQ; this is translated from the coding sequence ATGTACAGGAAGAACGGAAAGACATACCACTGTTCGGTGGAGGCGTCACTGGACGTAATCGGCGGCAAATGGAAACCACTTATACTATGGAAACTCGGCGACGGCGTTATGCGTTTTTCCGAACTCCAGAGGACTCTTCCCGGTGTGAACGCCAAGATGCTCACGAAGCAGCTCCGAGAGCTGGAGGAAGACGGGATAGTTCTCCGGACAGTATACCCTGAGGTTCCGCCACGGGTCGAGTACTCGATCACCGAATTCGGGATGACCCTGATTCCTGTCCTCCAGGCCTTATGCAAATGGGGCACGATATACCTGGGCAACGGGAACGGCTGTGATGACACCGAAGGCGGAACAAATCAATAA
- a CDS encoding flavin reductase family protein, which produces MEKRGIQMEKEMKKEKINSNFFIPMPVVLVGTQVNGKANFMTVGWCTRVNAAPPMIACAIGNNHYTPKGIAETKTFSVNIPSTSMIEKTDYCGIVSGAKTDKSGVFEIFYGELETAPMISECPVSLECRLVQTVPLATNSIYIGEIAGVYADGRVIRDGKADFTEIDPVILTMTDNSYWSLGDHVGDAWSAGKKLKKTD; this is translated from the coding sequence ATGGAAAAGAGAGGGATCCAGATGGAAAAAGAAATGAAAAAGGAAAAGATCAACAGCAATTTCTTCATCCCTATGCCTGTCGTACTCGTCGGGACACAGGTGAACGGGAAAGCGAACTTCATGACAGTCGGGTGGTGCACCCGTGTCAATGCCGCCCCGCCGATGATCGCCTGCGCAATCGGAAACAATCATTATACTCCCAAAGGGATCGCGGAGACGAAGACTTTCTCGGTCAACATCCCGTCGACGTCCATGATCGAAAAGACCGACTACTGCGGAATTGTGTCGGGTGCGAAGACGGACAAGTCGGGCGTCTTCGAAATATTCTACGGTGAACTTGAGACGGCTCCGATGATCTCCGAATGCCCGGTTTCGCTCGAATGCCGGCTGGTGCAGACAGTGCCGCTCGCAACAAACAGCATTTACATCGGCGAGATCGCCGGGGTATATGCAGACGGCCGTGTGATCAGAGATGGGAAAGCTGATTTCACCGAGATAGACCCGGTAATCCTGACCATGACGGACAACAGTTACTGGTCACTCGGGGATCACGTGGGCGATGCCTGGAGTGCGGGAAAAAAGTTAAAGAAGACGGACTAA
- a CDS encoding nitroreductase family protein translates to MSTIIVDEDLCTKCGICSEACPMSIVSPAGEETLPDVPGEMADRCIQCGHCEAFCPTGALVLNLRPEEKEVLPKGAGNISADEIGFYLKKRRSARMYKADPVPREKIEELLDVARYAPSGGNGQPVEWIVVHDPARVKRVADLVVEWMKSLVAAGHPMGGFFSGLIGAYEGGFDGICRNAPHMLFAHVPEDNPIAPVDGIIALTYFDVAAPAAGVGTCWAGFVAMAAAEYEPLQKEIGIPAGRKCAYAMLFGYPKYKPQNIPRRKPANVTWI, encoded by the coding sequence ATGAGTACGATAATAGTCGATGAAGATCTCTGCACCAAATGCGGGATCTGTTCTGAAGCCTGCCCGATGAGCATTGTCAGTCCTGCGGGAGAGGAGACGCTCCCGGATGTCCCCGGTGAAATGGCGGACAGGTGCATTCAGTGCGGCCACTGCGAGGCGTTCTGCCCGACCGGAGCACTTGTACTGAACCTCCGCCCGGAGGAGAAGGAAGTCCTGCCGAAAGGAGCAGGCAATATTTCGGCGGACGAGATCGGGTTCTACCTTAAAAAACGGCGTTCGGCAAGGATGTATAAGGCCGATCCCGTACCCCGCGAAAAGATCGAAGAACTCCTGGACGTGGCAAGGTACGCACCGTCCGGCGGGAACGGCCAGCCTGTCGAATGGATTGTCGTCCATGACCCGGCGAGAGTGAAGAGAGTTGCGGACCTTGTCGTCGAATGGATGAAGAGCCTTGTCGCAGCCGGCCACCCGATGGGCGGATTCTTCTCGGGGCTTATAGGTGCATACGAAGGAGGCTTCGACGGCATCTGCCGCAACGCCCCGCACATGCTCTTCGCCCACGTCCCGGAGGACAACCCGATCGCACCGGTCGACGGGATAATCGCCCTGACTTACTTCGATGTCGCGGCACCGGCGGCAGGGGTGGGTACCTGCTGGGCCGGATTCGTCGCGATGGCCGCCGCCGAATACGAGCCGCTTCAAAAGGAGATCGGAATCCCGGCCGGAAGGAAATGCGCCTACGCGATGCTGTTCGGCTACCCGAAGTATAAGCCGCAGAACATCCCCCGCAGAAAACCTGCGAACGTCACTTGGATCTGA
- a CDS encoding flavodoxin family protein has protein sequence MKVIAVNGSPRKNWNTATLLKNALEGAASTGAKTELVHLYDLDYKGCTSCFACKLIEGPSYGKCSIKDGLTPLLEKIERADVLITGSPIYFGFVTGETRSFLERLFFQYLAYMNPTSSLFGREMKTAAIYTMNVSEQQAEKMGYNSIFSYTEGNMKMLFGHSESLCSYETLQFEDYGRVVSGLFDPEARKERHRTVFPEDCKKAYELGRRLAEPAGTGNRI, from the coding sequence ATGAAAGTCATTGCAGTCAACGGGAGCCCGAGGAAGAACTGGAACACGGCGACCCTTCTTAAAAACGCCCTCGAAGGCGCCGCTTCAACTGGTGCAAAGACCGAACTGGTTCACCTCTACGACCTCGATTACAAGGGTTGCACCAGTTGTTTCGCCTGCAAACTCATAGAAGGGCCGAGCTACGGGAAATGTTCCATAAAGGACGGACTCACGCCTCTGCTCGAAAAGATCGAACGGGCCGATGTATTAATCACCGGGTCGCCTATATATTTCGGCTTCGTCACCGGAGAGACGCGGTCTTTTCTCGAAAGGCTCTTTTTCCAGTATCTTGCATATATGAACCCAACGTCATCGCTCTTCGGCAGGGAGATGAAGACGGCGGCGATCTACACGATGAATGTTTCAGAACAGCAGGCTGAAAAAATGGGCTATAACTCCATCTTCTCGTATACAGAAGGCAACATGAAGATGCTGTTCGGGCATTCGGAGAGTCTGTGCTCGTACGAGACGTTGCAGTTCGAGGACTACGGCCGGGTGGTCTCGGGCCTCTTCGACCCGGAGGCCCGGAAGGAGAGGCACAGGACGGTCTTTCCCGAAGACTGCAAAAAGGCATACGAACTCGGGCGAAGGCTTGCAGAACCGGCCGGTACCGGCAACCGAATCTGA
- a CDS encoding carotenoid biosynthesis protein has product MAETGVDNKYFVPAGVAFLVLTVILVTMKTVTGLTIFGLSSTIVIAIFAFWHGTIRYDWKKMLFFFVVIFIVSWMYETVSILTGFPFGHYNYSTDWSPMLGLVPVMIMPAYFAMGYLSWTIGSILLDKRDSSVAGCEIILLPVISSFVMVMWDICMDPINSTIDRLWIWHNGGVYLGVPFVNFLGWFLCVFTFYMIFVFFLRYTDKGKNPGAPISLKAFWILPVLLYASRTIEFFGDFALGSNYEVTAGNGHVYWTGDIYGTLALMAIFTMIFVAFYAIARVYLNKKEYSTP; this is encoded by the coding sequence ATGGCAGAAACTGGTGTTGATAACAAATACTTTGTACCGGCAGGAGTAGCATTTCTGGTTCTTACCGTGATCCTCGTCACGATGAAGACCGTCACCGGCTTAACGATCTTCGGGCTTTCGAGCACGATCGTAATCGCGATCTTCGCATTCTGGCACGGTACCATCAGGTACGACTGGAAGAAGATGCTCTTCTTCTTCGTCGTGATATTCATCGTGAGCTGGATGTATGAGACGGTGAGCATCCTGACCGGGTTCCCGTTCGGGCATTACAACTATTCCACCGACTGGAGTCCCATGCTGGGACTCGTCCCGGTCATGATCATGCCCGCATATTTCGCAATGGGATATCTTTCCTGGACGATCGGATCGATACTGCTCGATAAGAGAGATTCGTCCGTTGCCGGCTGCGAGATTATACTTCTGCCCGTGATATCTTCATTCGTGATGGTTATGTGGGATATCTGCATGGACCCGATCAACTCCACGATCGACAGGTTATGGATATGGCACAACGGCGGCGTCTATCTCGGGGTTCCGTTCGTAAACTTCCTAGGATGGTTCCTGTGCGTGTTCACTTTTTACATGATATTCGTCTTCTTCCTGAGATATACGGACAAAGGAAAGAATCCGGGCGCTCCAATTTCACTGAAGGCGTTCTGGATTCTGCCGGTGCTCCTCTATGCTTCAAGGACGATCGAGTTCTTCGGGGACTTTGCACTCGGGTCCAATTACGAAGTCACTGCCGGAAACGGGCATGTATACTGGACGGGGGATATCTACGGAACTCTCGCACTAATGGCGATTTTCACGATGATCTTCGTAGCATTCTACGCGATTGCGAGAGTTTACCTGAATAAAAAGGAATACTCCACTCCCTGA
- a CDS encoding class I SAM-dependent methyltransferase, with translation MKKESEESKTNGNNKALELRKKVLDLAGPNGKSILDIGAGPLAIFAVKKYDCTVTSVDIDREKIETWREKAEVEGVSDRITFKEEDVTALSFSDDEFDMSLCFGSLHHIAPGDRRKAVLEISRVASRRIVISDFTTEGLPEIHPGGEFEPVNFDHLKEILESKGSLEIIPLEKMMVYIVEKRKGPEGK, from the coding sequence ATGAAAAAAGAGAGTGAAGAGAGTAAAACGAATGGCAATAATAAGGCCCTGGAGCTGAGAAAAAAAGTCCTCGATCTTGCCGGGCCGAATGGCAAAAGCATACTGGATATCGGGGCGGGGCCTCTTGCGATATTCGCCGTAAAGAAGTACGACTGCACGGTCACGTCCGTCGATATCGACAGGGAGAAGATCGAGACATGGAGAGAAAAGGCGGAGGTGGAGGGTGTATCCGACAGGATCACATTTAAAGAGGAGGATGTCACGGCTCTTTCTTTTTCCGATGACGAGTTTGACATGTCACTCTGCTTCGGCTCCCTCCATCACATTGCCCCGGGCGACAGAAGGAAGGCGGTCCTGGAGATCTCGCGTGTAGCCAGCAGGCGGATCGTGATCTCCGATTTCACCACCGAAGGGCTGCCGGAGATTCACCCGGGGGGAGAGTTCGAACCCGTGAACTTCGACCACCTGAAGGAGATCCTTGAAAGCAAAGGGTCCCTTGAAATAATCCCGCTGGAAAAGATGATGGTTTATATCGTTGAAAAAAGGAAAGGGCCGGAAGGGAAATAG